The sequence below is a genomic window from Methanoculleus sp. 7T.
AAACTGATGGACCGGGGCACGACGCAGGCGATCGGCGTCGTGAGCGATGCAGGGACGTTCCTCCCGCTGCTTGCAAAGCAGCTGGAGGAACAGAAAAAGTGCTAGCGGGTAAGCGGCATACAGAACGGTTCTTCCCGTTCGAGCACAAACTCCCACTCTTCTTTGCACCCGCACTCGGTCTCCGCAAGTGCGCGTAAAAGCTCGGTATCTCCGGTCAGCGAGTAGTCGCCGATCCCCTTCACGATTGGTTTGTCGCAGTTACCGCAGTTGTGCGGTCCCCGGGCCTGCCCGCCGCCGACCGGGTCGCAGAGGACGTGCACCGGCGATTGGATCAGGACGTCAAGGACGCTCCAGAGGTACGGCGGGCGGTATGCGTTCTGCTTCCAGAGGCGTTCGACCTCGGTCCTGCTCTGGACGGTGCAGAGATTCATAGATATCATATCGGCAACGGGGGCGACGTCCCTGATGGAGCGCACCATATCGTCGCGCGCCTCGCGCTCGGTCAGGAACGGCGGTTTCATCAGCAGGTAGGCTTTCATGCCCGCACCGGCGGCGTGCGCAACCTCTGCGGCGCGGAGGAAGTCGGCGTACGTGAAGCCCTTGTCGATGCTCTTGTCCCTGATGGCGTCGTTCGTGGTCTCAAGCCCCACGGCGACGGAGAGCGGCCGCGTCCAAGCACCGGTGTCGATGCCCTCCTGGAACTCCCGGAGCGCGTCCGCATCGACGTATTCGGGCCTTGTCTCGGCGATCACCGCCTTGCCCCGGAACGCCTCCGCGACGGCGCGCCTGACGGCGGGGGGGACCTCATCGGGATCGAAGAAACTCCCGGACGTGAAGATCTTGAGCACCTGGTAATCCTCGTCGCGGAAGTTCTCTTTCACCCAGCGGACCTGGCGGATCAGCCGATCGGCAAGGTCGTCCCGCGGGAGGTCGTGGTAGCGCTCGTGCCGGTAGCCGCACATACGGCACCGGTTCCAAGAACACCCGCCGCTCTTGAAGATAACCGTCAGCGTATCGAGAATCTGCCCTTCATAGCGGTCTTTCCCCCGCCAAGACGCCAGCGGCTTCTCAACAGATTTGGATAGCATTATACCTCATATTCGTTGATGTACTGGTATGAAAAGGATCGCATGGCTGACGGTCATCGCCGCGATGCTGCTCGTCGGTGCGGCATCGGCCGCGTATGTCGAGATCAGTGCTCCAAAGACAGTATATGTCGGTGACTCGCTCGTCGTCACCGGCACCACGATTGTGGGAGGGCTCACCAAGCCTTCGCTCAACCCCGGGTTCAGCACGGACGTCGTCTTATACTCCGTCAAGCATACGAAGAGCGAAGTTGACCGGAAGACCATTGTCGTGCAGCAGGACGGTTCGTTCTCAGCGACATTCAAGACCGAGGGTCTTGCTGCAGGAGATTATACGGTCGAGATCATCGACCCCGAGCCGCCGAACACCTTCGGGGGCAGTTCAAAGACCCTGCAGTTCCTCAAACTGGTCGACCGGTCCGGCGGGATCAAGATTGTTTCGCCGCTCACCCAGGACTTCGACGGCAGCCTCGACATCACGGGCGCGATCACCGGTCTCGGCGGCTCGGGGGTGCAGGTCAGGGTCGAGCATGAGTCCGCCACCGTTTACGGGCCGGAGTACATCAGGACCGACGCCAACGGCGCGTTCTCTACGGCGGTGCCCATCACCGCTGCGGGCCCCTACAAGGTCACCTTCTCCGATTCCCAAGGGTACATCGGCACCGTCATATTCGTGGTGACGGGTAAACCCACCCCCACAGCGACGCAGGCGACGGTCTCAGCCAGCGCGCCCGCCACCAGGTCGGCCCCGGCATACTTCGAGGTCGATACCAAGGTCGGCGCGGTGACGATCTCGACGTCGTCCGGGATCGACTGGGTGGTCGAGTACGTCGACGAGAACGGAGAACTCCATAAAGTCAACGACAAGGGCCTGCTTGAACCCGAGGTTGCGGAATTTTCAGCACAGGGAGGCTTGGTCTACGTCAAGGTCTATCCCATGAGTTACAAGGACAGCGGGACGGTACAGGTCTCAGCCGCGAACGCCAAGTCGGTCAAGGTGAGTACTGCCGCGCCCGGGCTCTTCGGCGACGCGACCCCTACCCCCGCTCAGGCTACGCCGATCCCTGTAGCGCTGGCGCTGCTCGCGCTTCTTGTCGTCGTCCTCGCCCGTCGGGGATGAACAACCTTTTTTTCATCCGGCGACCAATAGATTAAGGCGAGCCGGGATAGTCTAGTCCGGGAAGGCGGTGGCCTTGAAAGCCACTGGTGCCTGGCACCTCGGGAGTTCAAATCTCCCTCCCGGCGCTCTTTACGTATGGTCTGTTTTCAGGAACCGGAGGTTTTGGAGTGATCCGATTCTTAAAGTCGGAGTAGGAGCCCTGAAAGGTGTGAGTCGTGGCTTCTCGGAAGAAAGAGTTTGGGACTCATGACCGAACGGGGGGCGCGGAAGAGGCCGAAGACTTTACTCTCCCCCAGGCCTGCACACTCACGCCTTCCGCCCGAGTAATCCCCGGCCTGACCGGACAAAGATGTTCTCACCAAAAATGGTTTCAGGCGATCTTCTCTCCCGCCTTCGGGCCGGGGGAGCACTCGTAGACCTCCCGGATCTTCATGATGAGGAGGCTCTTTGCCGGCGCCTTCGCCATCTTTGAGTGGACGGTAAACTGCATCTTCTCAAACTCGGGACCGCTGGTCTTGATCTCGACGTCGCCCTTGACCTGGAAGCAGCCCTTCGTCTCGGCCCCCCAGACGTAGATGGAGATCTTCGGGTTCTCGCGGATGTTCGCGAGCGTCTTCTTCATGAAGTTGTCCGCAATCCAGATCGTCTCATCGTCGACGAGTTCGACGAACCCGATCGGCACGACGTTCGGCCACCCGTCCTTTGAGGCCGTGGCAACCGGAAAGACCTTCATCGTCCGGAACGCCGTCTTCATCTCTTCAGTTAGTGCAACCATCGTTTTTCACCAATACATTCTCTGAACTACAGATATATATACAAATTCGTCAGAAAACTATAGCACCAGCAGCGGCGCTACAGAACCCTGACCCGGCGGGCCGCGCTGCCCCATCACAGAGACGTGAGAGAACATGAAAACTACAACCGACGAGTCGGAACTCACTGCTCTCCGGCATGAGATTGCAGAACTCCGCGCCGAAATCCGGCGGTATGCCGTTCCGGACGGCCGGCAGGTGGACCAACTCTTCTCCGAGTTCCGGGGGCAGTGTGCCGAAGCCGCCGTGCGCGGACACATTGAAAATGCAAGCGACCTGATCGGCCGCGAGGCTTCGGGGTGTCCTCTGGAGGAAGAGTGTAAGGCTGCTTTTGCCGCCCTCTTTGAGAGCGCGATCGAGCGCCTGAAGGCCGGAGAGGTTCCAGCCGACGCCGTCGCTGCAGCCAGGGAACGGCTCACGGTCCTGCAACAAAACGCCCCGACCGATCACTGCGCCCCCTGCTTTCGAGAGGCGGGCAGGCAACTCGACCGTCAGCTCCGGTTGATCGAGTCGATCCACGGTTACCGGGACGAGCAGGAGGAAGAACACGACATCGAGGACCTCCCGCCCGAGGCACTCGCAGGCAGGATCTGTCACCCCTTGAGCAGTCCTCACCGGGTCCGGATCCTCAAGGCGCTTTACCGGGAAGGAAAGTCGTTCTCGGATCTCGCAAAGATCACCGGTCTGCGCGGGGGAAACCTCCTCTTCCACCTGGAGAAACTCTTGGAGGCTGATCTAGTCCGCCAGCGCGGAGACCGAGGGGAATACTGCATCAGCTTGAGCGGCTACGAATCGCTCAGAACGCTCGCGGAACTCAACCGGCGGGTCCGGATCGGGGCTCCGGCAGAGCCAAATTAGCAGAATCGCGATTTAGGGAGCGATCACGGGTCGAAGTCCATCACGACGGCGGAGTGGTCGCTCAACCCCTGCCCCCGCAGGTCGTGCAGGTACCAGCACGCCGTCGGATTGAGGCGTGCGGACGCGAATATGTGATCGTAGCGCTTGCACTTCGGGACATCCTCAGGCCCCCGGTCCGGACACCAACTGTACTCCCTTGCTCGGTAACCGTGCAGTTTCCGGAAGACGTCGGGGAGATCGTACTCCTCAAGGCCGGAAAGGACGTTCATCTCTGCGTTATACCACCACTTCCTCGGCCGCCCGAGATACTCGTCATCGTCAGAGACCGTAACGTAGGCCTTGTCCGGGATGATATCGCGGTAAAAAGGTACAATCGTGCCGTCGGGGAGTTCCTCCTCCGGGATGTGGAGGTCCCCGCAGAGGACCCGCGGTCTTGCCGACCTGACGGCGAGGCGGCGGTAGATCCCGACCAGCGTCTCGGCCTTGGCAATCTCGTTCCTCCGGCTGCCTATCGCCGTGGGCACGTGGACGTTGTGGACTTCGATCTCACCCATAGGTGCGCTGACGACTGCAGAGACCGCCCGCTGCTTCCACGGGATATCGAAGTCGAGCGGGTTTAGCGGGGTGAGAGGGTACCTGCTCGCTATCAAGCACCCGAAATCCTTCGCTTCGCCGAGCGGCGAGCACTGCTCGGCGAGCCGAGAGATGCTGTACGCGAACTGGAACGAATCGTTTGCGTTCCGCGTTCGAAGATCGTTTAACCGCTCGGCCATGTAGGCAACCCGCGCAATCTCCACCAACGCAAGGCTGTCGATGGAGTAGAGCAACCCGAAGTTCCCCAGTTCCTCTCGGAAGAGCGGTAGAGTCCGATCCGTCACTTCCTGGAAGGCGACGATATCGGGGGAGTGCCGGCAGACCGCTTCGACCTTCTTCTCTACGCTCTTTGTGCCGGAGCGGAAGAGATCCACGTTCCACGAGATGAGCCGCATGGTGCTGGTACATTGCGCATTGGCATTACACACTCATTAACACATCGAGTTGAGAGTGATTCCGCAGCGCTTTGCGCAGGATCCCACGTTACCCACGGCGGTGCTCCGGCCCGATCCCCTGTGCGGCGCAGTGCTTATCGATAGCGTCGAGGAACCTTCTGCCGTAGCGCCGCAGTTTCCCTTCGCTGACGCCGTAGATCTGGAGGAACGCAACACCGGTGCGTGGGTAGTACTTCGCCATCTCTTTGAGGCTCCGGTCGTGGAAGACGACGAACGGCGGCACTTTTTCGAGGTCGGCAACGATTTTCCGGAGCTGACGGAGCCTCGCGAAGAGGACGTCGTCATAGTCGTCTTCGGCTTCCGCCGCGACGACGCCCGCCGGCTCCGGTTCCGTAAGCGGCACGGGGAGGTTACCCGCGAGCACCGCCCGGCTCCGGTCGTTCAGCGTGAGGACCGGGTAACGGCCGCCGGTCGAGGTGACAAACCCCTTCCTGACCATCTCCTGGATGAAGAGCAGCCACTGGTCGCGGGTGTAGCCCCCGCCCGAGTTGTAGGCGGGGAGGGCGTCATGCCCGTTCTCGCGGATTCTCGCGTTCTTCGACCCGGTCAGAACGTCGACGACATAGGACGCCCCGAACCGCTCCCCCGTTTGCCGGATGCAGGAGATGACCGCCGATGCAGCGTCCGTTCCGTCGAAGACCTTCACCGGCGTCTCGCAGCGGTCGCAACCGCCGCACCGCTCCTCCGGGTAGGCCTCGCCGAAGTAGGTGAGCAGGAACTTCCTCCGGCACCCGGTGGTCTCGCAGTAGTCGAGCATCGCCCCCGCCTTGCGGTAGGCCACATCCTTCCGCACCGCATCGGCGCACTCCTTCTCGATGAGGTATCGGGTCGTGTTGTAGTCACCCCGGCTGTAGAAGAGGATGCAGTCGGCCGGATCCCCGTCCCTTCCCGCCCGGCCGGTCTCCTGGTAGTAGGACTCGAGGTCCTTTGGGAGGTCGGTGTGGATGACGAACCTGACGTCGGGCTTGTCGATGCCCATCCCGAAGGCGACGGTGGCGCAGATGATCCCGACGTCGCCGTGGGAGAATGCCTCTTGGTGCTCCTCGCGGACGGCGTCGGGGAGGCCGGCGTGGTAGGGGAGCGCCGAAAAACCTTTGCTCTGGAGTTTTTCCGCGAGGTCCTCAGTCGCCTTCTGGGAGAAACAGTAGATGATCCCGGCGTCGTCCCGGTGCTCGTTAAGGTACTTCACAAGTTTTTGGAAGTAATGAGCCTTCGGCACCACCCGGTAGGTGAGGTTCTTCCGGTTGAAACTCCCGACGAACTTGGCAGGGTTTTTCAGGGCGAGCTGCACGACAATGTCGTCCTGAACGGCGGGGATGGCGGTCGCGGTCAGGGCGATGACCGGGACCGCGGGGAACCGCTCTTTGAGCACCCGGAGACGGCGGTACTCGGGCCGGAAGTTGTGGCCCCACATCGATATGCAGTGAGCCTCGTCGATGGCAATCAGCCTGACGTTTGCTTTCGCGAGGAGCGAGAGGAAGAACGGCTGCACGGCGCGTTCGGGAGAGACGTAGAGGATCTTGATGCGGCCTTCGAGGATCACCCGTTCGATGATCCTCTGCTCTCCATAGCCGAGCGAACTGTTGAGCGTCGCCGCCGTGATGCCGTTTGACCGCAAGCCGTCGACTTGGTCCTTCATCAGGGCGATGAGGGGCGACACGACGACCGTGAGCCCGCCGAAGACCAGAGCCGGGAGTTGGTAGCAGAGGGATTTCCCGCCCCCGGTCGCCATGACGGCAAGGACATCCCTTCCGGCGAGCACGGCATCGATGATCTCTTCCTGGTGAGGAAGGAACGATGTGTAGCCGAAATATTTCTCAAGAGCACTGTATTTTGCATCCATTGCGTCACACGGTCGAGTATGCTGTTAATACTGTTGGCCGGAGGCCGGTATAGCGTTTGTTGTTTTCGGCAGGTATCTGCTGGGTTTCCCGAGCAGCGGGGGTGTTCCCAAAACCCCTAAGGCCGCTACTACCTGCTGCCCGGGGAAGATCCGGACACGGGACCGCAGCCAAGGGAGGAGCAGCGCTGCAATTTTCGCGTTCGTGACCGGGACAACCCCTGCCCGCGCCGCATCGAAGCGCATATCCGCCTGAAGCGCGCTTACTGAAAACCATATGAAGAACGTGGACATGACGATCGAGGGAAACACCCTCACCATACGTGTAGATCTCGAGAGAGAGTTCGGGGAGTCGAAGAGCGGAAAGTCGATCACGATCGCCTCGACCGAGGGGAACGTCGCGGTGCCGGGGCATGAAGAGATCAAGATCGGCCTGAACATCTATCGCAAGAAGTGACGGCCCCAAATCCTTCTTCCTATGCCGCCGACCGGCGAATGGCGGCAACTTCCCGCGTAGGCCGGGCGTTCAGTCCTTCCTGAGGACGAGCAGGTACTCGGCCTTCATACCGTCGGGGTTTTTGTTTTTCCGGGAGCCAAAGAGCCTGCGGACCTTGATGGTATCCTCATAGACTCCTTCGACGGCATACCCCCGCCCGGAGAAGTGCTCGGCGAGGATACGCCAGATCTCGACCGTCTTCCCGTCTGCCTTCGGGTTCCCGGTGAAGATGCAGGCCCTTGAGCCGGGCGCGAGGCGGGCCGCGGCGTTCTCGAGCGCCGTGATGGTGTGACAGAAGTACGAGTCCAGCATCCGGACAAGACGCTCTCGGCCGACCTCCGCCTTCAGCGCATCGAGCGTCTCCGTCCGAACGATCCGGTCGGGCTTCCGGTAGGGGATCTCAAGACGCGAGAGCGTACGTATCTCCTCCTCGGTATGCCCCATCCAGTAGAGGTTCAGTTTTGCGGTTCGCAGATACTCCTGTGCCTGCAGGTAGGGCGGCGATGTGATGAGAGCGTCGAAACGGGCATGAGGACCGAAGGTATAGGTCACAGAGTCCACGCCGCCGTGGTGGGAGACCCGAGCGGTGTTGCCTGCGGCGAGGGCAACGAGAGCATTCACGTCGCGGAGGTGGGCCTCGGCGCCGCCGCCGACCATGGCAATGAGCCTCCCCTCCCAGTCTTCCTGCAGGATCCGAGCGATGAGCCGGCGTTTCTTCCCGGTGCGGAAGAGTTTCGGCGTCGTATGGTCGGCGTAACTGAAGTACTTGCTCGCTTTTGCGAGCGCCGCCGTGATGAGCCTGGTGTAGGCGGCGTCCGGGTCGGCCGCATGCACCCATCCCCAGCATTCGGCAAGCCGGTCGTAGACCCGGGTCGGGTACCAATAGCCTATCTTCGACCACTGGGGATGAAACGCGGCCTCGTTTCGTATCATATCGTGCAGGCGCTCCTGAAGAATGCCCTGGTCGAGCGGGACTTTGCCGGTATAGACCTTGATCGGGACGATATGGTCGAGGAGCGGGTTGATGTCGAGAAGGAGGGCGTTTCTTCGGAGGAGATAGGCTTCGAGCCCGACCGTGCCCGACCCGGCAAAGGGATCGACGATGCAGTCGTTCTCGTGGGTGTAGGTACGGATGCAGTACCTGACGACCTGCGGGATGAATTTGGCAGGGTATGCGTAGATTCCGTGGGTGAGGTACCCGGTCGTGGGGATCTCCGGCACCACGTCGCGAAAAGAGATGGGGGTGACCTCGATTCGGCGGCGCCCGTCAGGTCCCGGTGTATCGTGCTCGCCCATCCGTCTCCTCTCGGCGGCATCCCCCGGATCGGGCCTTGCCCACCGGCTGCGTGCAGTGGTGCGAGGGGTTATCAGGGTTACGGACGGCAGGTCAAACCCGGGCGGCACAGACGCACCGGAGCGATCCGCGGATCGCCCGGATAGGACAACGATCGCAGAGCGGTGCCTTCCTGCAGAAGCTTTTGCCGAGCTGGACGATCTGAGCGTGGTAATCGTTGAAGAGTCCCACGTCCGGAGGCAGGTGGTCGGAGAAGAGGCGCTGCGTCCGGTCATAGGATACCTTCTCCGGCAGGAAGCCGTAGCGTGAGAATATCCGCCTGGTGTAAGCGTCGACGACGAATACAGGCTTTCCGCAGGCATAGAGCAGGATCGTATCGACCGTCTCCTCCCCGAGGCCCCGGATGGAGAGCAGGCGCTCGCGGAGGGGTCCGGTCTCCACGGCGGCCATCACTGCCGGGTCCGCCCGGTAATCAGTGACATAGACCCGAGCGAACTCCCGGACCCGCTCCGCCTTCTGGTTGTAGAACCGGGACGGAACGATCAAGGGGGCGATATCGCCGGGGTCGGCCGCGGAGAGCAGGCCCGGGTCGAGCATCCCGGCGGTTTCCAGATTGCCGACAGCCTGCGCCGCGTTTGTCCAGGAGACGTTCTGGGTGAGGATGGCGCCGACCATCGTCTCGAAGGCGGTCTTTGCAGGCCACCAGTGCTGGTGGCCGAACGCCGCATGCAGAGCGTCGTAGATTGCGAGCAGGTCTTCGGTGAGGGGTGCCGTCATCGGCAGACGTCCTCCCGCCACCATGGTTTTGCTGCGATCGGCATCCGCCAGTCGGTGCCGAAGGCCCGGTCGGTCACCCGGATCCCGGGCGCGGCCTGCCGGCGCTTGAACTCCGCCTGCCCGACCATCCCGATGACCCGGCGGACGGTCTCCGCAGGATATCCGGCTGCGATGATCTCCTCCGGGGACTCGGAGCAGTCGATATAGCGATGGAGTACGGCGTCGAGGATGTCGTAAGGGGGGAGAGTCTCTTGGTCGGTCTGGCCGGGGCGGAGCTCCGCCGAGGGGGGTTTCTCCAGCACCCGTTCGGGGATGGTGGGGCGCTCTCTGTTCAGCCACCTGCTGATCCGATAGACCATCCCTTTCGGCACGTCGGCGATCACCGCAAGTCCCCCCGCCATATCCCCGTAGAGGGTGGAATAGCCGACCGCGACCTCTGACTTGTTCCCGGTGGAGAGAAGCATGGCGCCGAACTTGTTGGCGAGGGCCATCAGGACCGTCGCCCGGATCCTGGCCTGCAGGTTCTCCTCGGTGATGTCGGGGGCAAGCCCGGCAAAGACGTCTGCAAGGATTCCGTCGAATGCCTCCATCGCGGGAGCGATCGGGAGACAATGCACCCGGATGCGGAGGTTCTCTGCAAGTTCCCGCGCATCCTCGATGCTCTCCGATGAGGTGTAGGGGGAGGGGAGGAGCACCCCGAGGACGTTTTCAGGCCCCAGCGCCTCGACGGCGACCGCAGCCACGAGCGATGAGTCGATCCCGCCGGAGAGGCCGAGGAGGACCGATCCGAGACCGCACTTCCGGACGTAGTCGCGGGTGCCGAGCACCAGCGCCCGCCAGATCTCGGATTCGGGTGCCGGGTCGTCGGGAGCGACCGCCTGCGGAACGGGCCGGGCGAGATCGACGGTTACGATATCCTCGGCGAAAGCCGCGCCCCGGGCGATGAGGCTCCCGTCGGCGCCGAAGGCAGAACTCCGGCCGTCGAAGACCAAGTCGTCGTTCCCGCCGACAAGGTTTGCTGCGGCGATTGCGACCCGGTGGTCTCGCGCGGTGCGGGAGAGCGCCTCCTCGCGCAGGCTCTGCCTGCCGGCGGCAAACGGCGATGCCGCGAGGTTCACGATCACCTCCGCGCCGGCG
It includes:
- a CDS encoding archaeosine biosynthesis radical SAM protein RaSEA, whose translation is MLSKSVEKPLASWRGKDRYEGQILDTLTVIFKSGGCSWNRCRMCGYRHERYHDLPRDDLADRLIRQVRWVKENFRDEDYQVLKIFTSGSFFDPDEVPPAVRRAVAEAFRGKAVIAETRPEYVDADALREFQEGIDTGAWTRPLSVAVGLETTNDAIRDKSIDKGFTYADFLRAAEVAHAAGAGMKAYLLMKPPFLTEREARDDMVRSIRDVAPVADMISMNLCTVQSRTEVERLWKQNAYRPPYLWSVLDVLIQSPVHVLCDPVGGGQARGPHNCGNCDKPIVKGIGDYSLTGDTELLRALAETECGCKEEWEFVLEREEPFCMPLTR
- a CDS encoding pyridoxamine 5'-phosphate oxidase family protein; this translates as MVALTEEMKTAFRTMKVFPVATASKDGWPNVVPIGFVELVDDETIWIADNFMKKTLANIRENPKISIYVWGAETKGCFQVKGDVEIKTSGPEFEKMQFTVHSKMAKAPAKSLLIMKIREVYECSPGPKAGEKIA
- a CDS encoding winged helix-turn-helix domain-containing protein translates to MKTTTDESELTALRHEIAELRAEIRRYAVPDGRQVDQLFSEFRGQCAEAAVRGHIENASDLIGREASGCPLEEECKAAFAALFESAIERLKAGEVPADAVAAARERLTVLQQNAPTDHCAPCFREAGRQLDRQLRLIESIHGYRDEQEEEHDIEDLPPEALAGRICHPLSSPHRVRILKALYREGKSFSDLAKITGLRGGNLLFHLEKLLEADLVRQRGDRGEYCISLSGYESLRTLAELNRRVRIGAPAEPN
- a CDS encoding endonuclease/exonuclease/phosphatase family protein produces the protein MRLISWNVDLFRSGTKSVEKKVEAVCRHSPDIVAFQEVTDRTLPLFREELGNFGLLYSIDSLALVEIARVAYMAERLNDLRTRNANDSFQFAYSISRLAEQCSPLGEAKDFGCLIASRYPLTPLNPLDFDIPWKQRAVSAVVSAPMGEIEVHNVHVPTAIGSRRNEIAKAETLVGIYRRLAVRSARPRVLCGDLHIPEEELPDGTIVPFYRDIIPDKAYVTVSDDDEYLGRPRKWWYNAEMNVLSGLEEYDLPDVFRKLHGYRAREYSWCPDRGPEDVPKCKRYDHIFASARLNPTACWYLHDLRGQGLSDHSAVVMDFDP
- the recQ gene encoding DNA helicase RecQ; translation: MDAKYSALEKYFGYTSFLPHQEEIIDAVLAGRDVLAVMATGGGKSLCYQLPALVFGGLTVVVSPLIALMKDQVDGLRSNGITAATLNSSLGYGEQRIIERVILEGRIKILYVSPERAVQPFFLSLLAKANVRLIAIDEAHCISMWGHNFRPEYRRLRVLKERFPAVPVIALTATAIPAVQDDIVVQLALKNPAKFVGSFNRKNLTYRVVPKAHYFQKLVKYLNEHRDDAGIIYCFSQKATEDLAEKLQSKGFSALPYHAGLPDAVREEHQEAFSHGDVGIICATVAFGMGIDKPDVRFVIHTDLPKDLESYYQETGRAGRDGDPADCILFYSRGDYNTTRYLIEKECADAVRKDVAYRKAGAMLDYCETTGCRRKFLLTYFGEAYPEERCGGCDRCETPVKVFDGTDAASAVISCIRQTGERFGASYVVDVLTGSKNARIRENGHDALPAYNSGGGYTRDQWLLFIQEMVRKGFVTSTGGRYPVLTLNDRSRAVLAGNLPVPLTEPEPAGVVAAEAEDDYDDVLFARLRQLRKIVADLEKVPPFVVFHDRSLKEMAKYYPRTGVAFLQIYGVSEGKLRRYGRRFLDAIDKHCAAQGIGPEHRRG
- a CDS encoding DNA methyltransferase encodes the protein MGEHDTPGPDGRRRIEVTPISFRDVVPEIPTTGYLTHGIYAYPAKFIPQVVRYCIRTYTHENDCIVDPFAGSGTVGLEAYLLRRNALLLDINPLLDHIVPIKVYTGKVPLDQGILQERLHDMIRNEAAFHPQWSKIGYWYPTRVYDRLAECWGWVHAADPDAAYTRLITAALAKASKYFSYADHTTPKLFRTGKKRRLIARILQEDWEGRLIAMVGGGAEAHLRDVNALVALAAGNTARVSHHGGVDSVTYTFGPHARFDALITSPPYLQAQEYLRTAKLNLYWMGHTEEEIRTLSRLEIPYRKPDRIVRTETLDALKAEVGRERLVRMLDSYFCHTITALENAAARLAPGSRACIFTGNPKADGKTVEIWRILAEHFSGRGYAVEGVYEDTIKVRRLFGSRKNKNPDGMKAEYLLVLRKD
- a CDS encoding endonuclease III domain-containing protein, which translates into the protein MTAPLTEDLLAIYDALHAAFGHQHWWPAKTAFETMVGAILTQNVSWTNAAQAVGNLETAGMLDPGLLSAADPGDIAPLIVPSRFYNQKAERVREFARVYVTDYRADPAVMAAVETGPLRERLLSIRGLGEETVDTILLYACGKPVFVVDAYTRRIFSRYGFLPEKVSYDRTQRLFSDHLPPDVGLFNDYHAQIVQLGKSFCRKAPLCDRCPIRAIRGSLRCVCAARV
- a CDS encoding NAD+ synthase is translated as MKISLLQVNTVVGDLAGNADRIAAGAEEASRYRPDLIVAPELSLPGCPPRDLLLAKGFVERSLAVLDDLAADLEAAPPVLVGLAAPNPSGTGRPLFNVAALLHDGAVLEVFGKAHLSSGALDEERYFEPASGPLPILRLGATRVGVAIGEELWRGRRYHRDPAGELVRAGAEVIVNLAASPFAAGRQSLREEALSRTARDHRVAIAAANLVGGNDDLVFDGRSSAFGADGSLIARGAAFAEDIVTVDLARPVPQAVAPDDPAPESEIWRALVLGTRDYVRKCGLGSVLLGLSGGIDSSLVAAVAVEALGPENVLGVLLPSPYTSSESIEDARELAENLRIRVHCLPIAPAMEAFDGILADVFAGLAPDITEENLQARIRATVLMALANKFGAMLLSTGNKSEVAVGYSTLYGDMAGGLAVIADVPKGMVYRISRWLNRERPTIPERVLEKPPSAELRPGQTDQETLPPYDILDAVLHRYIDCSESPEEIIAAGYPAETVRRVIGMVGQAEFKRRQAAPGIRVTDRAFGTDWRMPIAAKPWWREDVCR